In the Sus scrofa isolate TJ Tabasco breed Duroc chromosome 7, Sscrofa11.1, whole genome shotgun sequence genome, one interval contains:
- the LOC100525589 gene encoding disintegrin and metalloproteinase domain-containing protein 20-like codes for MEMARHVRCPSLPPVSSRGVATVACGAVLVEELNLLEQQNTIGWVTSTKENIMSQFQKPASSLMGPASAQAQLRGDPCLPLLWLFLGPICCSYAPPGWRFTASEIVIPRKVSHRVSTAEIQGQLSYKIRFGGQRHVVHMRVKKSLLPRHFPVITDNDQGAMQEDYPFVPRDCYYYGYLEGVPGSMGTLDTCHGGLRGMLQVDDFTYEIKPLEASSKFEHVISLLVTQKTPGEDEKCKIGGEDTNQADEEALLAEMPRAGPVYMWWPHRKYIKLLYTVAHSYFLLNPNQTSVIENVVIMNNILHSIYFQAGLEVCIRVLCIWNAGDGMRLDIWRDGGSLVTRFGLWKMQRWQGMIPHDTAVLLTGRRFGNDRYYAHRGGICNPNWGASFVCVGNNHIFLASTLAAHTLGHMIGCRHDGPGCRCFRRDKCVMAPETGLLDMLSNCSYVTLHEVVHRWDPCLSTSNVPYNNFPYVANRCGDKKLDAREECDCGTMKDCAEDPCCENSCILTLGSTCSEGSCCVGCNYAQPGRMCRDVLGICDLPEYCTGLTHTCPDDSYIQDGTPCSPLAVCVKGNCSDRDMQCQALFGFNVKEAAPICYRTLNMRGDRFGNCGVRVIRGGGKPVKCEEDDIMCGMLHCANVQKIPGGGEHTTFRHIVVHDVTPKTCFGFDAHFGTLTPQLGLVVDGASCGPGQFCKDQNCTFYPDLNFSCDVSTCNFRGVCNNRRHCHCQQGWKPPNCDVEGGGGSVDSGPPPDKRKETRAKIRMSVNIEVALLLARFALLCISGIIGSLFHLREVVDQRYEETASEKL; via the exons ATGGAGATGGCCCGGCATGTACGCTGCCCAAGCCTGCCACCTGTGTCCTCCAGAGGGGTGGCTACTGTGGCCTGTGGTGCTGTGTTGGTGGAGGAGCTCAACCTCCTGGA GCAGCAAAATACCATAGGCTGGGTCACTTCCACAAAAGAGAACATAATGTCTCAGTTCCAGAAGCCA GCTTCCTCGCTCATGGGACCTGCTTCTGCCCAGGCCCAGCTGCGAGGTGATCCCTGCTTGCCTCTGCTCTGGTTATTCCTGGGCCCGATCTGTTGCTCCTATGCGCCACCAGGATGGCGCTTCACTGCCTCTGAAATTGTGATCCCCAGGAAGGTGTCCCACAGAGTGAGTACAGCTGAGATACAAGGCCAGCTCTCCTACAAGATTCGCTTCGGTGGCCAAAGACATGTGGTTCACATGAGAGTCAAGAAAAGCTTGCTGCCCAGACATTTCCCTGTCATCACCGACAATGACCAAGGCGCCATGCAGGAGGACTACCCCTTTGTCCCTCGAGACTGTTACTACTATGGCTACCTGGAAGGGGTTCCTGGGTCCATGGGCACACTGGACACCTGCCATGGGGGTCTGCGTGGCATGCTCCAGGTGGACGACTTCACTTACGAAATCAAACCCCTGGAAGCGTCTTCCAAATTTGAGCATGTGATTTCTCTGCTTGTGACACAAAAAACACCAGGAGAGGATGAAAAATGTAAGATTGGAGGGGAAGATACAAATCAAGCAGATGAGGAGGCCTTGCTTGCTGAGATGCCTAGAGCAGGACCTGTGTATATGTGGTGGCcacatagaaaatacataaaacttcTCTATACAGTTGCCCACTCATATTTTCTTCTCAACCCAAATCAAACAAGTGTAATAGAGAATGTCGTGATTATGAACAACATATTGCATAGTATTTACTTCCAGGCTGGACTTGAAGTTTGTATACGTGTTTTGTGCATATGGAATGCCGGGGATGGAATGCGTTTGGACATTTGGCGTGATGGTGGTTCTCTTGTTACTCGGTTTGGTTTATGGAAAATGCAACGTTGGCAAGGTATGATTCCTCATGACACTGCAGTGCTTTTAACAGGACGTCGATTCGGTAATGACAGGTATTATGCCCACCGTGGAGGAATATGCAACCCCAATTGGGGTGCATCATTTGTATGTGTTGGGAATAATCACATATTTTTAGCTTCAACTCTTGCAGCACATACACTAGGTCATATGATCGGCTGTAGACATGATGGACCAGGTTGTCGTTGTTTTCGAAGAGATAAATGTGTCATGGCTCCCGAGACTGGTCTTCTGGATATGCTAAGTAATTGTTCGTATGTGACACTGCATGAAGTGGTGCATAGATGGGATCCTTGTTTGAGTACTTCAAATGTACCATATAATAATTTTCCTTATGTAGCTAATCGTTGTGGTGACAAGAAGTTAGATGCGAGGGAGGAATGTGACTGTGGCACCATGAAGGACTGTGCTGAAGACCCGTGTTGTGAGAACAGTTGCATCCTCACGCTCGGCAGTACATGCAGCGAAGGATCTTGCTGTGTTGGATGTAATTATGCTCAGCCTGGAAGAATGTGCAGAGATGTTCTTGGTATTTGTGATCTTCCAGAATACTGCACTGGACTAACACACACTTGTCCAGATGACTCTTATATCCAGGATGGAACCCCTTGTTCACCACTGGCTGTTTGTGTGAAGGGAAACTGTAGTGACCGTGACATGCAGTGCCAAGCCCTCTTTGGCTTCAATGTAAAAGAGGCTGCACCGATATGCTATAGAACATTGAATATGAGAGGCGATCGATTTGGAAACTGTGGGGTGAGGGTGATCCGAGGAGGAGGAAAACCTGTAAAATGTGAAGAAGATGATATCATGTGTGGAATGCTGCACTGTGCTAATGTGCAGAAAATTCCTGGTGGCGGAGAGCATACTACATTTCGTCATATAGTAGTACACGATGTTACACCAAAAACCTGCTTTGGGTTTGATGCCCACTTTGGGACACTCACACCACAATTGGGTCTTGTAGTTGATGGTGCATCATGTGGCCCAGGACAATTCTGCAAGGACCAAAACTGTACCTTTTATCCAGACTTGAACTTTAGCTGTGACGTTAGCACATGCAATTTCAGAGGTGTCTGCAACAACAGAAGACACTGTCACTGTCAGCAAGGTTGGAAACCACCAAACTGTGATGTTGAAGGAGGCGGCGGGAGTGTAGATAGTGGCCCACCAcctgacaaaagaaaagagactcGAGCCAAAATAAGAATGAGTGTAAACATCGAAGTTGCTCTCCTACTTGCTCGTTTTGCCCTTCTTTGCATTTCAGGTATTATTGGTAGCCTTTTCCACCTGAGAGAAGTTGTAGATCAGAGGTATGAGGAAACAGCTTCTGAAAAGTTGTAA